The Cydia strobilella chromosome 26, ilCydStro3.1, whole genome shotgun sequence sequence ACTCTAACAAAGAGCaacttaaaaaaactacaagtaTGTCAAAGGTGTTAAATTGAAAGATAGATTCAGAAACAAGGTTATTAGATCTAAAACATGTGTGGAAGACGTAACCATcaaagttaaaacactcaaatgGAGGTGGTCAGGTCATACGATCAGGGGCAAAGAGAAATGGAGTAAGAGAATTATATGGTGGTTCCTAAAAGATAGAAAAAGGAAACAAGGACCACCAAAAATAAGGTGGGAGGACGAAATCGTAAAATTCGCAGGGAGACACTGGACCAGACTGGCGAGAGATAGAGAAAATTGGAAAGGGATggaagaggcctttgccaaacGGCACACAGACCAAACCGATGTTGTCAGAAACGATAAATtatatgtaaaactatgtttagataagatatgtacaatataaactaaaatgtaaaatttgtaaaaacaaaacatgtctgaataaaaggcttatattaaaggccggcaacgcacttacaacccctctggtgttgcgggtgtccatgggcggcggtaatcgctttccatcaggtgatccgtctgctcgtttgcctcctatttcataaaaaaaaaaaaatttttattattaatgcggatgcggatgtggaacaggtaggtacaggaacttcttagcggcggcgtaagtgctaggtaatttcgtcattagccaataggaatctcgtttcgtttttgtgattcgtcgatcgagcacattacgtatgacggacagcgacaagaagtcaaaagtttgttttatttggactgtAGTATACACGTAGCGATAGcgaatgtatgagaattgtaaggggGAAATTGAAAGGGCTAGTGGGGGTAACGGCACCAGTTTTCAGCCCGGCAACATCGGGTTACTAGGACCataaggatcagaagtcaaactgcggtccgcTATTTTATGCAAACGGAACTTCACTGAGAGCCCGGtctataaaataaagaaacttTAGGCACAGTTTGATAGCTTATTTTGTAATGATCAaaacatggtataataatataagttcAGATGGAGAATTTATGGGAATCTTTGGAAAGCTCCAGATTGCCTGAAGACGTAAACACGCGGtcaatttatgaaaattatactttacaaaagtGTGTCCAATACAATCTTGCAACTTTGCCAGAAGGTTCAATTGCTTGTTTTAATGAGGCCTCTATATTACCGCAAATTTTGTgaccacaatttttttttttactaatttatacctaaaatATTCCCCTCCAAACATTGCATATTTTTCAGTTTCGCAAGAAAACGTATAGATTTAGACAATTGTATGTACAGGAGGCAGGCTTAGAAAACTCTGTAGACTATGGTATTTTAATCTAAGAAACCCACGTAAACTATATATTAAATCAatttattatctgtgaaaatgttattattggttaattatatatattatttattacattaaaacacaatacagaaatacaatgtcaaaaattatccttcttccttcttcctcgcgttatcccggcattttaccacggctcctgggagcctggggtccgcttgacaactaatcctaagaatcgacgtaggcactatagtttttacgaaagcgactgccatctgacctttcaacccagagggggaactaactaggccttgttaggatcagtccggtttcctcacgatgttttccttcaccgaaaagcgactggtaaatatcaaatgatatttcgtacataagttccgaaaaactcattggtacaagccggggtttgaacccgcgacctccggattgaaagtcgcacgctcttaccgctaggccaccagcgctttttccGAATGATATAAGGAATTCTGCAAAACCAgaacaacaattttaataacaaaacttccgtgagacacagacatattaaatatattaataacgggtcactcacgtattttaagtcgaaaaacgctcgacatgtttcactccgtaccgaggaatgtcatcaggagcttgcgttgacgtgagtgacccgttattaatataattaatacagAACAACAATGTTTATAAGGTTGTATTGTAAGCTTATCACTTATAAATAAGCTTTACAACTGTATacatgaataattaaaaatcgctACCTATTTCCTTTTATTCCGTGAAAACTCTGGTAACAGAACTTAGTAACCAACTAGGTATACTATGTTCTACCACAGAAAAAACTAATAGTACTatcgtacagaaaattcactcctacacaaaagtcagatttaggtataaaattatacctatactcgccgcctgcaagcaaaactgaaacttataaccgcgcacgaaccgtgaatcttctttgcgcgccgcagttttatgaccaaACTGTGAGTGTCGGCActgggttgtcacttgacaagtttttgtacctatacctactgatttattatttctaagataaatatgtaggaattacaaccgttgattctgtaaacataaaaattttatccggagatagtatgtctgattctcacggaagtaggtatgccactgccgtattcctttgaaaatatgtcagtCAGTTCCTAATATTGTTTCTGGGCAAccaatattcaataaattaaggaTGTTTTATACGGATTAGATggagatttaggtttcgaagccattgtgtattttaaattttgcgcgagcgccacgtgacacgactatcgtgcgagcccagcggcagcccactgccttacgcctgcccgggaggcgcgccggctatgtacctaaactgcgtagtgacacccccctggttcTACTAATATGCAAACtagataattaacatttatattcGGTTATTTGGGTTGGGGTGTAGCAGGGTACCCAggatatagaaaaaaaaatcgttggTGTGATGTCAAATTGACACTACTTTTTTATGATTGTATCTTATGGcgaatattcgtgttgcatctctttcctttgacatacaaaacaaaagagaTGCAACAGaggcaagataggtgcgacgacgagcaaagcgaggaggagtgtgttaggttgactgCAATCAAACCAGAACTGACTTATGTTCTTGTACTAATGTTGGTTGGTGGACTAAACGTGTCACAGAATGGTCACCAATAGCAATAGCGAGAAAACTAAAAAGACCAAATAAAAGATGGAGAGACGAGCTAGTGAACTTCGACAGATACTGGTGGAGaacagcacaggataggaaagaatgggaaaaactgggggaggccttttccgCTCAAGCGACaagcaaataataaaccaataataattgaaatttatgtaattgtaaaaaaaaagaagcatgAACTACTACTATATAtggctattactattactactattgTTGGTTACAACCTCACCTATCTCCATAATTATTGATCCTAGAGAAAAATGTTACATAAGAGTTTTGTAACATttttcacggttagtttcaccaagtttcactagacttatattgaccgggacatagaccgtgattaccttttgtattgtttatgagctcccgatatttcgacgcagttacatgcatcttgttcacgggtgactgaagatagcggacgggtgtcaaagttgtgtagaccgcgtgAGGGTAGACcgacggtctatatcccggtcaatataagtctagtgaaaatgttacatgaCAAAATATACTTCATTTGACATTTCTTACACCACAAAATAGTAAAACGTTGGGTTCGGAAATTTGTACTTTTCGTCaaatattttctcttttcctTGGGTCCCCTTTCCTACACTGActgttatttgtaaattatcAGGGGTTTAAGTTACCAAAGAAGACTGTAACCATGGTAACGAGTAGAGAATTAGAGATGCAACGAATAGTGGCTTggtcgaataccgaatattcggcggagCCATCGGCCGAAtagccgaatattcggctaGATGTTTTACCTAAAATGAAAGTAAATTCGAACGCGCGCGTGCGTGCGCTGTGCAAGTTGCAACTTGTTGCTCGCTGTAGGCAATGTAGGCATGTCTTTGATAGAAATTGCGCTTATGGCTTATTCTGCACAGTGCTTATTGAATTGCGTTGCGTTAGTTTTCGTTTTCGAGCGTTATCATTTTGACTTAAAAAGTCTTACTTTTTTACCCCTCGTTTACCGTTATCTACGTGTTAACgtactattcggtattcggccgaatactgTGCTACTATTCggcattcggccgaatagtgaAATTGTGACCGAATAGGCCGGATACCGAATAGTGGCCGAATATTCGTTGCATCTCTAGTAACGAGTGGCAAGAAAAAGTTGTTTCATCCATGACAATCCATGTATGCCCCTTCCCCTCCCCTTAACCTTAAGCCATCGGCCATATCAAATGACCGCGCCCCCTCCCTtccaaaaaaacattaaatattattctttTATGCTTAATCTTATGACATAAATATTACAAGTGGAGAGGATTAATCATCTTTGCtaagttaattaatttacaaaccCAACTCTATTAGtgatatgtatgtatgcatgtctATGTGTGCGCGCGCGCATCCCGATACCTTACACATACATAAGTCAGTAATAAACCAGCACCAGCTGTGCTTCGGTACGAGTGCGTTTCATTGCTCCCCACTACCCACATATATCTCAGTGGCGACGAGGGTGGGATCAATGAAACTCTATTAGCCcaaaatatttaactttttcATGCTATTCAACTTTTAAGGttagaattataatttttagaacCCACAAGTCCCGCAAACTGACCTGTTGGTGCTTGGCGCACGCCGCGCCGCTCAACTAGCACGGGGCCGATCACTAGCTCATCTTTTATGACGTGATCGGTGTACAGCGCCTCCGCCGCGCTCACGCCGGGCGACTCGTCGTTTACACACACATCATCCAGTACAGGCTCAGCTTTTACAGACACTCCCTCAAACATGGGCTCTTCTTTTATACACACGTCCTCACAGGGCTCAGCCTTCACGCAGACACTCTCTGCGCCCTGTAACGCTGACGACTCCATCGTCAACAAAAACAGACTTTTCGATAGTCTTTAACATAAATATCAAGCAAACAAAGGTAAGGACTCTTCAAATAGGATATTCCAACCTAAGCTTCAAGTACTAATTTCTtgattttattggtaaaataaaattattaaatcgaCCATGACATTTGCAAGACACTCAAAAGTAAAGCACAGTGCAAGCAATGGCGACAATACCAATAGAGTAAGTAAAGTGCAGAGTATTTGGTATGGTTTATGGGGTGGGATACAAATATaccgaccaatcatattgtcgcattgcgtacgTTTTGTCCTTCTCgagcgcacgcgtatagctgatctatgtaatgctaggtctatgatttTAGCTGAGTGCAACTCAAGTGCAACTGCAaactcgctccagactacgcggcgcgaagccgcaactctccacactcatgcgcgattcgcgcatgagtgtggggGTCCTTTACGCCCGCTCCTAACTACGCGGCGCGatgccgcgaacgcgagtgtggagtatagttcgctaatcagcgaaatggCCAAACAAGAGCTCAAAGTGAAGTTTAGGGACACCACTCTGCAACATAATTTCTACCCCAAATACCTGGGAGTCACTCTTGACAGAAGCCTGAACTTCAAACAACATCTTGGGAAAGTGTCTGCGAAACTGAAAACCCGCAACAGCATCATTCAAAAGCTAACCGGAACTACCTGGGGTGCCAAAGTAGCTACACTCCGGACCTCAGCACTGTCGCTGGTGTTTTCGACAGCCGAATACAGCTCTGCCGTTTGGCTGAACAGCGCTCACACTTCCCTGGTTGACGTCCAACTCCATCACACGATGCGTCTCATCTCTGGGTGCCTCAAGCCCACGCCGATCTATTGGCTACCAGCCTTATCCCACATACTGCCTCCTCAAATGCGGAGAGAAAGATTTTAAAAAGACCAGACTTAAGTTCCGCCATCCTCCAGTGCTGAGATTCCACGACCCAGCACCAACGTGAAACCTACTCCTGGACTCCTGGGAATCTGAATGGGAATCAAGATCTCTCCCTGGCGACGTCTTCAAGCCTAATACCAAGACTCGACCTGCTGGCTTTGAGGAGCCCCGACGCGTCTGGTGCATGCTGAATCGGATAAGGACCGGAGTTGGGAACTGTGCTTAGTTATGGCACAAATGGAACTGGTGCGAGTCACCGGTATGCCGGTGTGGAGCACCCGAGCAGACCGTACACCACACGGTATTTGATTGTCCTCTAACCAGATACCATGGGCAGGTGGAGGACTTCACCACCTTAACCAAGGAAGCGGTACAATATCTAAAAACTGTAAATCTCTgaagtagagtaacacaaaaagcCATAAGGGCTCTCCACACTCATCCCGCTAATCAGCGATCTAGgctccacacttgcgttcgcagcttcgcgccgtgattcgcgcacgagtctcgtgcgcgaattgcggcgtTAAGCCGCGATCGTGAGTGTGGAATCAATCTATCTCTTATAGGTAGTAcacctattcctagaactgctccaaggtgcggtgcggtgcgatggtgtgttacgattTACGAGTGATCAAGGCAAAAAGGTGCGGTGCGGTCCGGCGCACGTTCGATCGTGTGTAGGTGGTCCGTTAAGAATGCagctataagtgagagcgagaaagagatttttgacgcaccaaggtcgcggaccGGTGCGGCCGTCTGTAATGCTTTATAAACACGTCATACCTGTCACTGTCAAACTGAACTGGTATGCCAACTGTTGCCTACCTCCTACCTCGCGTCACGAAAAATATTTCTGAAAAATTGTTCAGTTCATTGTGCAgtcgaaatttagattttagcAATGTACTCGTAAGTAACacgaacattttattaaacGCTTGTTTTAATCACAAGTACATATTAATTTTTGCCTTAATTTTGTGACTTTCAATAGCTATTAACTGCTTGTTTCTTTCTTCTTGTTACTTGTTAGGCCTTCATGGTCCAGCTATCTAAACTAGAGGACAATGTCTTAAATTCATTGACTTATCGATTGAGCTATCAAATAAAGCATATctatatttctatattattatttaatgtaattagatATACAACACTTCTTATATCTGTATTTGCCTTAGTGGAATTGAGAAATCTTATTATGTTTTAAGGGTTgtattccacctgtccaattttGATCAAATGTGCATTGTGACTCACTCTTAATGTAAAATGTCAGATGCAAATACtaggcttgtgtagtacatgtactaaaatcaaaaagacacaattccctccactgtactagaccgaactattctctaatgattctgctcttagtacgttttagtacactacacgcgaacgaaacagaatgggagcgTGGACCGAGGAGTGAAAATGACAGCAATGCGATCCGAGTGATCCGACTCATCCgaccgaactaaaactaaacattgactctctctgtgtactactgtactaaaagaccgaactagtacagttgtgagattgtactagttgggaGCAATCTTTTCAGTAAACGTGCATGCACAACTCTAGCAAATACAAATTAGATCAAATATTGGACAGGTGGGATACCAGTTACCACCCTAATGAATGCAATGACGATGAAAAAGGCGATACAGGACCTTTGTTTATGTATGAAGTAAGTATgatgtattaataatacttaacttTTCTTTTGTCAATGTCTCCCGGAGCCTTAAGCTCCAGTGGTATATAAGCTccgaataatcaaaataattgtatttattaagtggtgaacggtgttggttacacatactgtaaatagtattaaaactactatatttaagtttcccttgtagtgactgtttgtttacctaaataaaaaaaataaaaaaaggttggTATTTCCgctgtccaatttctttgtccaatgtcattgcgtcttattctctcattaagcaaaatgtgagacgcaatacacattggacaaagaaattgtacagatggaataccaccctaagttAAAAGTTAAGAATAGGAAGGAAGGTTTATGTAGAATCATGTATTTCTTGTAATTTTGTAATAGTccttaaaatttgtaattatcCTTGTACAAATAGTAATATTTTACAGGACGCATTGTTGTTGTGACTCATGCTGAAAGTTCATCATCATTTATGGGGAATCCCATAGAGGAATGGCTTACtttactgtttttattttatttttaggatttttGAATAATCAGCCACCATGCgggttgtaatttttttttcgagataGCAAAGTGTTACCTCCGATTGGTTATCTCAGAGTAGATAATAGTACTATAGACAGAATTTTGGTGTCTAATAAAAGCCATAGAAATTACAGTATACAGACATAAACATAGAAGTTATTTTCGTTTTCTTCCCCAGCACCATAAAAGACCCGAAACCGCATCAGATGATGACGTGCCCCTACAATAAGGCGCACCAGGTAGAGCACTACAGAATGCACATCCACCTGCAGAAGTGCAGGAAACAGTACCCCAAGTGCTCCAAGACCACATGCCCATTCAATGCGACACATGTCATCAATGATGCAGAGTTAGATGTAAGACTATCAACTAATTATACAACTTTTTGCTgcattatattatataggtataacgttgtctgagtacccataacacaagcctccttgggcttaccgcgggacttagtcaatctgtgtaagaatgtcctataatataaaaaaaaaaaagaatgtgacgggttggtcctatagtaaaagttgctcagtataatcccaaaacctccctggcaatggaaatgcacttattatttagccaccgtgtagatTGCACGTCAGCTCAAGACTTCGGCTTGTTTATCAGACGTTTAAGATGTACCCTGTTCCCGTTAATATCTCACACCttattaacaatttatttcagTTTCATGTGTCATCATGCCCGGATCGCTTCCTTTTCGACAACCAGAAGTACGTGGTGGAAGATGAGGTGCAGCAACGAGAACTGCCGCCCATCCCCGTCGTAGAGTGCGAGGAAAATTGGGAAACTGTAAGTACTATGAGTATGCATTGCATACACTTTATGCTGATATGGCATTGTCCTTTGGGGTAAGGTATTGTTGCCTTTTTATGTGACATCCAGAACATAACTGTAATATTATGAGTTTGTACATTCTTTTGTCCTAATATGGCATCCACTTTCGGGTAGCACACAATACCTGGTAGAAGACGAATCGTGGATTGCGAGAAAAACTGGGCAACTGCAATTACTGTGAGTATGCAAAATATCGGTCGTGATACGGCATTATGTTTTGGGGTTCTCCACCGTTCCACCACACCGTTCTGCTACGAAAACTCGTAGCAGACGTAACAGAGTGCTGCAACGCGAACTGCCCGGAACAAAGTGTCTTGATaatgtatattgtatttttcGTTTTATAGCttgaaaacacaaataattagaaacataaataattagaaaataagtttaaatttaggtatttctatagttgtttacttatatttgttaTGCATGCGGTGTTTACCTGTAAGTAATTGTGACACCACTCCTTACATGTATTAGCTTAGTACGTTATTAATGTATTGATGTCAACAATTGTTGGTAAACCTTAAATGAATATGACCGAAAACGAGGAATCGCACTTTAACAATTGGTTTGCCGCGGTTgcccggtcgaagtattttacaaatagcaccagcataggttttcatgtcaatccctagaattgtgtcaaattcttgtttttttttttggaatttggTGGCCTGCTAGCCTTTTAATCAAAATCTCCTATaacaaaactagagacagcTCTATATactttggcaagccatttccatcagtaggaaaaggcggaaaatataacaaatgtaggcgcgaagggttgtcctctcatttttttttccacacatacaattatcattacgggatgaacccaatgcgataatttagcaaaaaattaaatatatacacatacaaaatacaagtacctatatctaacaaatcattttttaaCTACCTATTTCAATATAACAAAGAGTTAATAATGCTACTTTTGTGAATTCACTCATCGTACATGAGAATAGGTCTATATGCGTGGCTATGACTGAGGTTCAGGGTACGCACGGCGCGCGTCATCGGCGCCTCGCGCAGCAGCTTGGTGCGCCCGCGCGGCACGGCGCACGGCCAGCAGCCCGGGCTGACGGCGCGCCCCGCAAGTGCGCGGAACACAAATACCCACCGACCCCAATATATCCGCATTGTATATCTTACCGCTGAGCAGcttaaagatatatgtaacgaGTGCTAGCTCCCTTCTGACTTTCAGCTGATTGTATTGTATCTGACCatgcctgaaataaacaatGTCGGATACATCAGCGGATAAAACGGGTATACGCCGTATTGCctcatatacatatacctaataaactTATTCTGTACCCGCTCTAACATACAAATATACTTTGCTTCGTGTGGAGCCCATATTTCAGCATTGTACTCTAACTGGCTTCTAACCAACGCATTATACAGAGATGTTATAGCCTTCATATTTGTGAATCCATTAGCCATCCTTAGTACAAACCCTAAATTCCTGAATGCTATTTTACATATATTCGAAATGTGATTTCGAAACGTTACATGCAGTCATAGAGTTTGCCATCGTATATATGCTGGCGCCacctatgcaaacctttgacatttgccaaccccatttagataactataaaaaaataattatttcctaTTTTCAGGAGCAAGCGGCGTCTTACGTCCCAGACACTACTGCAAAATCTCACATAATTTCTAAAGtaagtattttctttattaaacTTCACAAGCTCTTATTAAACTTGACATGttatttagtaggtatgttAGTCTGGgttaaatcttgcaagctaaattagaaCCAGTTCCCACTATTCAATCCAGCTGATCTGACGATGGAGGCCGGAGGTGGCCATAGGGACtccgtgataaaacaacgctacCTCGTTGTGTTTGGATTTGTtcttagaattgtcttgatgagtattagttgccagtggaaagaaaagtacagtaagcgataaaagcttgtaccaaaaatgtaatttttgtcaaaaacttatttctttaatttgaaattttaacaaaaagCTTTATTTGAAGGTGAAAGGCGCCACGCCGTCggagcggcgccgcgcgcgcctagAGGGTGTGAAGAGCTATCGCCCCCTCGACCACTAAGCCACCGAGCTTCTTGCCCGTTCTTCTCATCCAGACCGGCATTTACGGCCCCACTTAAAGCCGTAACATACGGACGTACAGCACCGCGGCCTTGGTCCTGTCAAAatatctttctcgctctcacttatagctGTCGTACTCACGTACGGCTGACCACCTTACAGACCATCGAACAGGCCTCTGACcggaccaaggtcgcggtccggtacgcccgtctgttaaTATACAAACAAGGGGCTT is a genomic window containing:
- the LOC134753398 gene encoding gametocyte-specific factor 1-like codes for the protein MYSTIKDPKPHQMMTCPYNKAHQVEHYRMHIHLQKCRKQYPKCSKTTCPFNATHVINDAELDFHVSSCPDRFLFDNQKYVVEDEVQQRELPPIPVVECEENWETEQAASYVPDTTAKSHIISKVKGATPSERRRARLEGVKSYRPLDH